Proteins from a single region of Chrysemys picta bellii isolate R12L10 chromosome 9, ASM1138683v2, whole genome shotgun sequence:
- the UPRT gene encoding uracil phosphoribosyltransferase homolog — protein sequence METMPCHNRPLGAAGGPRQQEDQPAAGAGGGCGSTRLIRFAEPGPDSSPSPDSGSNGVPPPEPGPQPLQIGAQLKLLPMNDQIRELQTIIRDKTASRGDFVFSADRLIRLVVEEGLNQLPYTECTVTTPTGYKYEGVKFEKGNCGVSIMRSGEAMEQGLRDCCRSIRIGKILIQSDEETQRAKVYYAKFPPDIYRRKVLLMYPILSTGNTVIEAVKVLLEHGVQPSVIILLSLFSTPHGAKSIIQEFPEITILTTEVHPVAPTHFGQKYFGTD from the exons ATGGAGACCATGCCCTGCCACAACCGGCCGTTGGGCGCGGCGGGCGGCCCGCGGCAGCAGGAGGACCAGCCGGcggccggggcagggggcggctGTGGTAGCACCCGGCTGATCCGCTTCGCGGAGCCCGGCCCCGACAGCAGCCCCAGCCCGGACAGCGGCAGCAATGGGGTCCCGCCCCCGGAGCCCGGGCCGCAGCCGCTGCAGATCGGAGCCCAGCTCAAGCTGCTGCCCATGAACGACCAGATCCGCGAGCTGCAGACCATCATCAGGGACAA GACAGCCAGTAGAGGGGACTTCGTATTTTCTGCTGATCGTCTG ATCAGACTTGTGGTTGAAGAGGGATTAAATCAGCTACCATATACAGAATGCACAGTGACCACTCCAACAG GGTACAAGTATGAAGGAGTGAAATTTGAGAAGGGAAACTGTGGAGTCAGCATAATGAGAAGTG GAGAGGCAATGGAACAAGGCTTACGGGATTGCTGCAGATCCATCCGAATAGGAAAAATCCTGATACAGAGCGACGAAGAGACTCAGAGAGCCAAAGTGTACTATGCCAAGTTTCCACCAGACATTTACAGGAGAAAAGTTCTTCTCATGTACCCAATACTGA gcACTGGCAATACTGTCATTGAAGCTGTAAAAGTTCTTCTAGAACATGGCGTCCAACCAAGTGTCATTATCCTACTAAGCCTATTCTCCACTCCTCATG GTGCCAAATCTATCATCCAGGAGTTCCCAGAGATCACAATTTTAACTACAGAAGTTCATCCTGTTGCACCAACACACTTTGGACAGAAGTATTTTGGAACGGACTGA